The following coding sequences lie in one Cryptococcus neoformans var. neoformans B-3501A chromosome 2, whole genome shotgun sequence genomic window:
- a CDS encoding hypothetical protein (Match to ESTs gb|CF186974.1|CF186974, gb|CF186973.1|CF186973): MPLPSIHPLPPNPTTGHQPLASLGGTRSTIHPPPASTSSAGVSRETLKSLQDVYWSDDEDDPDCLLCAEPLDLSDLNFKPCQCGLQICQFCYNKLLSTDARCPGCRRTYDTKAVVFQPVDWEEVKKAKEKKAKKAKTIKQLTGIGRRHLLGVRIVMKNMVYVVGMKLPAIGDEALSVLRSNDYFGQYGKISKLYLADTKSSTSVPSLGSDNSDSTGIYIVYIRREDAARCITSLDGIPAPQGPPGAVLKASYGTARYCETFLKGAKCDNSNCHGLHEWGGESDTFTKEDMEIALTRPSEYDARQKQQSQAQPQQTIPSLSSKIAWPKPSGEDGHSVSSATGLPSAASWGKGIGAKISGRGSAGAIARPTKANGLFPLSKNNASFPLPTPSPTVPIIIKEKKEKKSATMARARSTDSTQSTTPSSNQTSPKRKANALPNLATTKSTTSSAPVPPLSRNIVPSASASVPVLAPSSPAPAPETEPVSEGTDGSADEHLSAESDAGPSSESPAPQTPAHIIENIPPPPVSSEPIIIHSPYPEPVIFPFPADDKDFAFVLGLDDRELQRMQAQAEGYEPSPFSKTLEGLAELGVHAPEIPDLFVAPTSPPVDHYSGLFRPFEADEPSPAMSNDTPGPSRISEDDHNAQRTESRFGFARGSVNVSAQSPFSNGRRSVADLNFRDGWYRNNDASLSSHAQHDANNGAFAAQMNNNFSSSYDSTAGVTENGWNGESVYSASPSLQRQNVATVGLHGYEVRPSGRLEQTLLQGQYMQKGIRDREEYDNTLLTMLQYGNPPQLFSSQHHQQQQQQQRVIFSPDSTSHALQEDGPFQSPMAFSQLQQAQQTPLQHHPDARQLMQMHQRRGQSPAPMAAHGYRRF, encoded by the exons ATGCCCCTTCCCTCCatacatcctcttcctccaaaccCCACAACGGGCCACCAGCCACTCGCAAGCCTGGGTGGAACAAGGTCAACTATACACCCGCCACCCGCGAGTACATCCAGCGCTGGTGTCAGCAGAGAAACGCTTAAAAGTCTTCAAGATGTCTACTGGAGTGATGACGAG GATGACCCCGATTGTTTGCTTTGTGCAGAACCCCTCGATTTGTCAGATCTTAACTTCAAGCCTTGTCAGTGCGGTTTACAGATCTGTCAGTTTTGTTACAACAAGCTGCTTTCCACCGATGCTCGATGTCCAGGCTGTCGTCGGACATATGATACAAAGGCTGTCGTTTTTCAACCTGTTGACTGGGAAGA GGtaaaaaaggcaaaggagaaaaaggcaaaaaaggcaaaaacGATCAAGCAGTTGACTGGTATTGGTCGTCGGCATCTCCTTGGGGTTAGAATTGTCATGAAAAACATGGTATATGTTGTAGGCATGAAACTTCCTGCTATAGGCGACGAG GCTTTATCCGTGCTTCGGTCCAACGATTACTTCGGTCAATACGGCAAAATCTCTAAGCTATACCTTGCAGACACGAAATCATCAACCTCCGTTCCGTCTCTTGGGTCTGATAATTCTGATTCAACTGGCATATATATTGTGTATATCCGACGAGAAGATGCCGCTCGGTGTATCACTTCCCTGGATGGGATTCCTGCTCCGCAAGGCCCTCCTGGTGCCGTTTTGAAGGCGTCATACGGGACTGCGAGGTATTGCGAGACATTTTTGAAGGGTGCAAAATGTGATAACTCGAACTGTCATGGTCTGCACGAATGGGGAGGCGAAAGCGACACTTTCACAAAAGAAGACATGGAAATTGC CTTGACGCGGCCGTCGGAATACGATGCAAGACAAAAGCAGCAAAGTCAGGCTCAACCACAACAGACAATTCCCTCTCTGTCATCCAAAATCGCTTGGCCCAAACCTTCAGGCGAGGACGGTCACTCAG TTTCCTCGGCAACCGGCCTTCCAAGCGCTGCCAGTTGGGGAAAAGGCATCGGTGCAAAGATATCTGGTCGCGGTTCCGCTGGCGCCATTGCCCGACCAACTAAAGCTAACggccttttccctctcagTAAAAACAATGCCTCGTTCCCTCTCCCTACGCCTTCACCTACAGTCCCAATCATCATtaaagagaagaaggagaagaagtctgCTACAATGGCCAGAGCTCGGAGTACCGATTCAACCCAGAGCACTACTCCGAGTAGTAATCAGACATCGCCCAAGAGAAAGGCCAATGCTTTGCCAAATTTAGCGACTACAAAGTCAACTACTTCATCTGCTCCTGTGCCTCCTTTATCGCGAAATATCGTACCCTCAGCATCTGCCTCAGTCCCCGTCCTCgccccttcatctcccgcTCCTGCTCCCGAAACGGAGCCTGTCTCGGAAGGCACGGACGGGTCTGCCGACGAACATTTGTCGGCTGAGTCTGATGCTGGCCCTTCGTCCGAATCCCCGGCCCCACAGACGCCCGCTCATATCATTGAAAACatccctccacctcctgTATCCTCAGagcccatcatcattcactCTCCTTATCCTGAACCTGTCATATTCCCTTTCCCCGCGGACGACAAAGACTTCGCGTTCGTGCTTGGTTTGGACGATAGGGAGCTACAGAGAATGCAAGCACAAGCGGAAGGATACGAGCCTAGCCCATTCAGCAAGACTCTCGAAGGATTGGCTGAGCTAGGTGTCCATGCGCCCGAGATTCCTGATTTATTCGTTGCACCAACGTCTCCGCCAGTTGACCATTACTCTGGACTGTTCAGGCCTTTCGAGGCTGACGAACCTTCCCCGGCAATGTCGAACGATACGCCCGGACCTTCACGCATTTCTGAAGATGACCACAATGCTCAACGCACTGAATCTCGGTTTGGTTTCGCTCGAGGATCAGTCAACGTCTCTGCCCAAAGTCCTTTCAGCAACGGGCGACGTAGCGTAGCAGATCTAAATTTCCGGGATGGGTGGTATCGCAACAACGACGCGTCTTTGTCCTCTCATGCTCAACATGATGCTAACAACGGAGCGTTCGCTGCTCAGATGAACAACAATTTTTCGAGCAGTTATGATTCGACCGCTGGAGTAACAGAGAATGGATGGAATGGCGAATCAGTCTACAGTGCCTCGCCCTCCCTGCAGAGGCAAAATGTGGCGACAGTCGGATTGCATGGATATGAAGTAAGACCGAGCGGAAGGCTGGAGCAGACGCTGTTGCAAGGTCAATATATGCAAAAGGGAATAAGAGATCGAGAAGAATACGACAATA CCCTTTTAACAATGCTTCAATATGGCAATCCCCCACAATTGTTTTCATCCCAacaccaccagcagcaacagcagcagcagcgtgtcatcttctctcctgaTTCAACATCTCATGCTTTACAGGAGGATGGACCTTTTCAATCTCCGATGGCTTTCAGCCAATTGCAGCAGGCTCAACAAACACCATTGCAGCATCATCCGGATGCAAGACAGCTGATGCAAATGCACCAAAGGAGAGGTCAATCACCAGCGCCCATGGCTGCTCATG GCTACCGTCGATTCTAA
- a CDS encoding hypothetical protein (Match to EST gb|CF183071.1|CF183071; HMMPfam hit to Sterol_desat, Sterol desaturase, score: 98.5, E(): 1.7e-26) — MASFFPYQHAYAHNSTMLSSITPTALHAPFYHTTRPNLLSFMSDKYVSLAAPVLAYWLYSFFFHFLDTAQFSYFEKRRIHDSPEVLARNKVTVAQVIKAVILQHVIQTVLGMFWLEDDEVIFRREVMKDHLAAMGNLAPWVADGVLLVLGRRIGEQVLKSNGEAIVRWVYWWGIPALQMLFAFFVIDTWQYFWHRSMHTNHWLYRNFHSHHHRLYAPYAFGALYNHPVEGFILDTLGAAIAEEVSFMTIRQATLLFTVSTLKTVDDHCGYRLWWDPCQLFFANNADYHDIHHQGYGIKSNFSQPFFTNWDKLLGTRMTREEADSKGRWRSVGGEHVLEQGPAKKLD; from the exons ATGGCTTCGTTTTTCCCTTACCAACACGCCTACGCCCACAACTCTACAATGCTCTCGAGCATTACTCCTACCGCCCTCCATGCCCCTTTCTACCACACAACTCGTCCCAATCTTCTCTCATTCATGTCCGACAAATACGTTTCACTTGCGGCCCCCGTGCTGGCTTATTGGCTGTactcattcttcttccattttctcGACACGGCCCAATTCTCCTATTTTGAAAAACGCAGAATACATGACTCGCCTGAAGTGCTGGCGCGGAACAAAGTCACAGTGGCGCAGGTGATCAAAGCGGTCATTTTGCAGCATGTCATTCAAACAGTCCTAGGCATGTTCTGGCttgaggacgatgaagtGATATTCAGAAGAGAAGTTATGAAGGACCATCTTGCGGCCATGGGTAACCTAGCGCCTTGGGTGGCCGATGGGGTTTTGCTCGtgcttggaagaagaataggAGAACAGGTGCTGAAAAGCAATGGTGAAGCAATTGTTCGTTGGGTGTACTGGTGGGGCATCCCTGCTTTGCAAATGCTTTTTGCCTT CTTTGTGATTGACACTTGGCAATATTTTTGGCACCGATCCATGCACACAAATCACTGGCTCTATCGCAACTTTCACTCCCACCACCATCGTCTCTATGCCCCTTATGCTTTCGGCGCTCTCTATAATCACCCCGTGGAAGGCTTCATTCTTGATACTCTCGGTGCCGCCATAGCCGAAGAGGTTTCTTTCATGACCATCCGACAAGCGACTTTGCTCTTTACGGTCTCGACTCTCAAAACCGTAGATGATCACTGTGGTTACCGACTATGGTGGGATCCTTGCCAGCTCTTCTTTGCCAACAATGCCGATTACCATGACATCCATCATCAGGGCTACGGTATCAAGTCCAACTTTAGCCAGCCATTTTT CACCAACTGGGACAAACTGCTTGGGACCAGAATGACTCGCGAAGAGGCCGACTCCAAGGGGCGTTGGAGGAGTGTCGGAGGTGAGCATGTCTTGGAACAAGGACCGGCCAAGAAGCTGGACTAA
- a CDS encoding hypothetical protein (Match to ESTs gb|CF193640.1|CF193640, gb|CF193639.1|CF193639, gb|CF193150.1|CF193150; HMMPfam hit to Glyco_transf_15, Glycolipid 2-alpha-mannosyltransferase, score: 600.7, E(): 1.1e-177): MMIPRWKYIAMAGGLVFLLHVILSVHPTYREKTSFLNLLPQQDGWREGQPPPESSIPPVVGDLAENEAALEGRRRANAVFVVLARNSDLWPFLDSMRQMEDRFNHWAKYDYVFLNEEDFSDEFKRYTQSMTKAKCYYGKIDPEHWYQPEWIDEDKASKAREEMIRKKVIYGHSVPYRNMCRFNSGFFFRHPLLANYDYYWRIEPSVKFFCDLAYDPFLVMQDQNKVYGFTISLFEYIETIPTLWDAVKEFIGEHPDYLPEGNAMQFLSDDGGETYNKCHFWSNFEIGDLNFWRSQPYMEFFDFLDKKGGFYYERWGDAPVHSIGAALFAKKEQIHFFDDIGYRHEPFQHCPQGDAHTRGNCWCDQANNFDWEWYSCTKKYTEMF, translated from the exons ATGATGATCCCTCGTTGGAAATACATCGCCATGGCTGGAGGATTAGTG ttcctcctccacgTCATCCTATCCGTTCATCCTACTTATCGAGAGAAAACCTCATTCTTGAACCTTTTGCCGCAACAAGACGGGTGGCGTGAAGGCCAACCACCTCCCGAATCCTCCATCCCTCCAGTCGTTGGCGATCTGGCAGAAAATGAGGCCGctttggagggaagaagaagagctaACGCAGTCTTTGTCGTTTTGG CCCGGAATTCGGATTTGTGGCCGTTCCTCGACTCTATGCGACAGATGGAGGATCGATTCAATCATTGGGCTAAATATGATTATGTTTTTTTGAACGAAGAG GACTTCTCTGACGAGTTCAAGCGGTACACTCAATCAATGACCAAAGCCAAATGTTACTACGGCAAGATTGATCCCGAACATTGGTATCAGCCTGAATG GATTGATGAAGACAAGGCTAGCAAGGCTCGAGAGGAAATGATCAGGAAAAAGGTCATTTACGGTCACTCTGTCCCTTACCGAAACATGTGCCGCTTCAATTCTGGC ttcttcttccgacacCCCCTCCTGGCTAATTATGATTACTACTGGCGAATCGAACCCTCCGTCAAGTTCTTTTGTGATCTCG CCTATGACCCCTTCCTTGTCATGCAGGATCAAAATAAGGTGTACGGCTTCACCATTTCCCTGTTCGAGTACATCGAGACCATTCCCACTCTTTGGGACGCTGTCAAAG AATTCATCGGAGAACACCCCGATTATCTTCCTGAAGGCAATGCAATGCAATTCCTAAGCGACGACGGCGGTGAGACCTACAACAAGTGCCACT TCTGGTCCAACTTTGAGATTGGAGACCTTAACTTTTGGCGATCTCAGCCTTACATGGAGTTCTTTGATTTCCTTGACAAGAAAGGTGGATTCTACTACGAGCGATGGGGAGATGCGCCCGTGCACTCAATCGGTGCCGCGCTCTTCGCTAAGAAGGAGCAGATCCATTTCTTTGATGACATTGGCTACAGGCACGAACCATTCCAG CACTGCCCTCAAGGTGATGCTCATACCAGGGGTAACTGTTGGTGTGATCAAGCCAATAACTTTGATTGGGAGTG GTACTCTTGCACTAAGAAATATACAGAAATGTTCTAA
- a CDS encoding hypothetical protein (HMMPfam hit to PCMT, Protein-L-isoaspartate(D-aspartate) O-methyltransferase (PCMT), score: 285.3, E(): 9.3e-83), whose translation MAWLSSGRTNVELIENMKSSGLIHSSRVAAAMMKVDRKHYVPLRTFAYEDSPQKIGFGATISAPHMHAHACENLLELLPQTQNGGEEPPRILDVGSGSGYLTAVFHYLSPKSLVVGIDHIQGLVSQSIRNLADDGVKVLDKHNVEGGGVLMLCGDGRKGSKEYAPFTVIHVGAAAPEFPDELVDQLAKPGRMFIPVGKGSQDVWQVDKSANGDVTKKKLFGVMYVPLTDADKQWQE comes from the exons ATGGCATGGTTATCAAGTGGGCGCACCAATGTTGAA CTTATTGAGAACATGAAAAGCTCTGGCTTAATTCACTCTTCTCGGGTGGCAGCT GCTATGATGAAGGTGGATAGAAAACACTATGTACCACTTCGTACATTTGCCTATGAGGATTCCCCTCA GAAAATCGGATTTGGAGCAACTATATCCGCTCCTCACATGCATGCTCATGCATGTGAAAACCTCCTTGAGCTCCTGCCTCAGACCCAGaatggtggggaagagcCTCCTCGGATCTTGGATGTGGGAAGCGGATCTGGTTACT TGACGGCCGTCTTTCACTATCTATCACCCAAGTCTCTAGTTGTTGGCATAGATCATATTCAAGGTCTGGTATCTCAATCGATACGCAACCTTGCCGATGATGGAGTCAAAGTCCTCGACAAGCATAATGTTGAAGGCGGGGGGGTTCTGATGCTTTGCGGTGATGGGCGAAAAGGATCAAAAGAATATGCTCCCTTCACGGTCATTCACGTTGGAGCAGCTGCTCCAGAATTTCCTGACGAGTTGGTAGACCAA CTAGCCAAGCCTGGGAGGATGTTTATTCCTGTTGGAAAAGGATCACAAG ATGTGTGGCAAGTCGACAAGTCAGCTAACGGTGACGTGACCAAGAAGAAACTGTTTGGAGTCATG TATGTTCCCCTTACGGATGCTGACAAGCAATGGCAAGAATGA
- a CDS encoding hypothetical protein (HMMPfam hit to CoA_transf_3, CoA-transferase family III, score: 246.9, E(): 3.6e-71): MLRMAFFRIQPLHFGKTLLARSGVQHYASSVSRLRGFSTPAIVNDDRPLAGIKVVDLTRILAGPLATMMLSDLGADVIKIESPKNGDDTRSWLPPSAPVPPEGYPRPDLPPESAYFLQANRNKRSLTLNLKSAEGQKIIKKLIEKADVLVENYVPGKLKKFGLSWEEVKEMNPRLIYCSITGYGSTGPYSQSPGYDVVIEAEAGLMHITGEKGGKPVKVGVAVTDVLTGHHAQSGILAALLKRQKTGKGSRVECSLFESQIASLCNIGANYLIAGEEATRWGTSHPSIVPYQVFPTKDSFIMLSAGNDSQFAILCSSAVLNKPDWLNDDRFSSNRKRVEHRDVMIALIEEVLSEKTTEEWCQKLVGKGLPFAPINNIAQTFSHPQAIAREVVEEVIHPRAGKIKLAAPAVTYDGSKPKLYRPPPYLGEHTEEVLTELGCSSGEIKKMKLDGVI; encoded by the exons GATCCGGTGTGCAACATTACGCATCCTCAGTATCACGCCTGCGAGGCTTCTCTACTCCAGCCATTGTGAATGATGATAGGCCACTCGCTGGTATCAAGGTTGTAGACTTGACAAGGATTCTTGCTGGGCCGCTTGCCACAATGATGCTT TCTGATCTTGGGG CCGATGTCATTAAG ATTGAATCGCCTAAGAACGGTGATGACACACGCTCATGGctccctccttctgccCCAGTCCCACCTGAGGGTTATCCAAGgcctgatcttcctcctgaaTCCGCCTACTTTTTGCAAGCCAATAGAAACAAGCGATC TCTGACGCTTAACCTCAAATCTGCAGAAGGACAAAAAATCATCAAAAAATTGATCGAAAAAGCAGATGTACTCGTAGAAAATTA CGTCCCAGGAAAACTCAAAAAATTCGGTCTCTcatgggaagaagtgaAAGAAATGAATCCCCGGTTAATCTATTGCTCCATTACAG GATATGGATCAACCGGACCTTATTCTCAGTCACCGGGATACGACGTTGTTATTGAAGCTGAAGCAGGACTAATGCATATCACGGGAGAGAAAGGCGGTAAACCTGTCAAG GTTGGGGTGGCGGTCACAGACGTCCTGACTGGGCACCATGCACAGTCCGGTATTTTGGCAGCTCTTTTGAAGCGTCAGAAGACAGGGAAAGGCTCTCGCGTTGAGTGTAGTCTGTTTGAAAGTCAG ATTGCTTCTCTCTGCAATATAGGTGCCAATTATCTCATTgcgggagaagaagctacCCGTTGGGGCACATCGCACCCCTCCATAGTCCCTTACCAAGTGTTTCCCACGAAGGATTCTTTTATAATGCTCTCGGCTGGCAATGATTCCCAATTCGCGATTCTTTGCTCGTCTGCCGTGCTTAACAAGCCTGATTGGTTAAATGACGACCGATTTTCTAGTAACCGTAAGAGAGTGGAGCACAGAGATGTCATGATCGCACTTATTGAGGAAGTTCTCTCTGAAAAAACAACCGAGGAATGGTGCCAGAAACTCGTAGGAAAAGG ACTACCGTTTGC ACCAATCAACAATATCGCTCAAACATTCTCGCATCCACAAGCTATAGCGAGAGAGGTAGTAGAAGAAGTGATT CATCCTCGGGCTGGTAAGATCAAGCTTGCAGCACCAGCCGTCACATATGATGGTAGCAAACCGAAG TTGTATCGCCCACCGCCGTACTTGGGTGAACATACTGAGGAAGTCTTAACAGAACTCGGCTGCAGCTCGGGTGAAataaagaagatgaagttgGACGGCGTTATATGA